A window of Prolixibacter sp. SD074 contains these coding sequences:
- a CDS encoding TlpA disulfide reductase family protein has product MKKYLKRQWEQFKKQSLLGKIFDIVILVILIGLAFPPTRKPVASLLIRTTLMAPGKDDNSIQLTNEDYQFELLDLNGGNHSFAEFKGKPVFLNQWATWCPPCVAELPTIQKLYDDYGSKVAFIIASREAPATVKQFIKKNGYTFPVYIVHSRVPEIFQSRSIPASYIISPDDKLILRKKGAADWNSSRVRKMFDDMIH; this is encoded by the coding sequence ATGAAGAAGTATCTGAAAAGACAGTGGGAGCAGTTTAAGAAGCAATCGCTCCTGGGCAAAATATTCGATATCGTTATCCTGGTGATTTTAATAGGCCTGGCATTTCCGCCTACGCGGAAGCCAGTGGCTTCGTTGCTAATTCGTACCACGTTAATGGCGCCGGGAAAGGACGATAACAGCATTCAGCTGACCAATGAAGATTACCAGTTTGAACTCCTCGATTTGAACGGTGGTAACCACAGCTTTGCCGAATTCAAAGGCAAGCCGGTGTTTCTCAACCAATGGGCAACCTGGTGTCCTCCGTGTGTTGCCGAATTGCCAACTATCCAAAAATTATATGATGATTATGGTAGTAAGGTTGCCTTTATTATTGCCAGCCGGGAAGCGCCGGCTACGGTTAAGCAGTTTATCAAAAAAAATGGCTATACTTTCCCGGTTTATATTGTTCACAGTCGTGTTCCGGAAATTTTTCAGTCGCGTAGTATTCCAGCTTCGTATATTATATCGCCGGATGATAAATTGATATTGAGAAAGAAAGGTGCTGCAGATTGGAACAGTTCAAGGGTGAGGAAAATGTTTGACGATATGATTCATTAG
- a CDS encoding creatininase family protein yields the protein MKKAFLLALFCAVAFPLFAQNLPVKMEEMTALQYVNAVDQSNATCIIPIGVLEKHGPHLPLGTDLIDVREVALRAAAKEYAIVFPPYYFSQIFEARHQPGTIAYSQKLIWNMLQETCDELGRNGIKKIILVNGHGGNSSFLPFFCQSQLASQKDYAVVLFQPNRDVEAYKEINKELVPGGSGHAGQSETSVMLAHRPGLVHMDKATSQSGKDQDGIKGIDSDYEGIWWYAKYPNHYCGDGSLATKELGEKILNAQVEQLCTMLKQVKADNSIIEMQDTFYEQAKHPMDTKQ from the coding sequence ATGAAAAAGGCTTTTCTTTTGGCGCTTTTCTGCGCCGTGGCTTTCCCTTTGTTTGCGCAAAACCTTCCGGTGAAGATGGAAGAGATGACCGCTCTCCAATACGTCAACGCAGTTGACCAGTCGAATGCGACCTGTATTATTCCGATAGGAGTGCTTGAAAAACATGGTCCGCATCTTCCTCTGGGAACGGATTTGATTGATGTACGTGAAGTGGCTTTGCGTGCTGCCGCGAAAGAATACGCGATTGTTTTCCCGCCCTATTACTTTTCCCAGATTTTTGAGGCCAGGCACCAGCCGGGAACCATTGCTTACAGCCAGAAACTAATCTGGAATATGTTGCAGGAAACCTGTGATGAGTTGGGCCGAAATGGCATAAAGAAAATTATTTTGGTAAACGGACATGGCGGAAACAGCAGTTTCCTTCCATTTTTCTGTCAGAGTCAGCTGGCATCGCAAAAGGATTATGCTGTTGTGTTATTCCAACCCAACCGGGATGTAGAGGCATATAAAGAAATAAACAAGGAGCTGGTTCCGGGTGGTTCTGGTCATGCCGGGCAATCGGAAACTTCGGTGATGTTGGCACACCGTCCCGGTTTAGTGCACATGGACAAAGCTACTTCCCAGTCGGGAAAAGATCAGGATGGGATTAAGGGAATAGACTCCGACTACGAAGGAATCTGGTGGTATGCCAAATATCCGAACCACTATTGCGGCGATGGTTCGCTGGCAACCAAGGAACTTGGAGAAAAGATTCTGAATGCACAGGTGGAACAGCTGTGCACCATGTTGAAGCAAGTAAAGGCTGACAACAGTATTATTGAGATGCAGGACACGTTTTACGAACAGGCGAAACATCCGATGGATACCAAACAATAA
- a CDS encoding proline racemase family protein, whose amino-acid sequence MNEGLSNLRWQPPENWLQVNTIDMHTGGEPLRIIVDGIPEIPGQTILEKRRYFQKNLDDIRKALMWEPRGHADMYGAVLTPPVTPDGHFGVFFMHNEGYSTMCGHAIIALVKFALETGLIQYLEDGLIRIDAPPGRINAFAEMKGRKVVKSSFHNVPSFVLLQDQLVDVPEFGTIRFDVAYGGTFYAFVDADEIGLELLPRNITRIIDLGRKIKKAVACNFDIVHPFEADLSFLYGTIFTGKPKDENHHSRNVCVFANGEADRSATGSGVSARAALHALKDGLQPGEKLVIESLIDTTMNVEIANVTSFGPYSAVVPKVAGEAFFTGQHRFLIDPDDPLREGFLIR is encoded by the coding sequence ATGAATGAAGGGCTGAGTAACTTGCGGTGGCAGCCGCCTGAAAACTGGTTGCAGGTCAATACCATTGATATGCATACCGGAGGGGAACCTTTACGCATCATTGTCGACGGGATTCCTGAAATTCCTGGTCAAACCATCCTTGAAAAACGCCGTTATTTCCAAAAGAATTTAGATGATATTCGGAAAGCCCTGATGTGGGAACCCCGTGGCCATGCCGATATGTACGGAGCTGTGCTAACGCCCCCGGTTACACCCGACGGACATTTCGGCGTGTTTTTTATGCACAACGAAGGGTATTCCACGATGTGCGGACACGCTATTATCGCGTTAGTGAAATTCGCCCTCGAAACTGGTTTAATTCAGTACCTTGAAGACGGATTGATTCGCATCGATGCACCGCCCGGGCGTATTAACGCTTTCGCTGAAATGAAAGGGCGTAAGGTAGTGAAATCGTCATTCCATAACGTTCCTTCGTTTGTCTTATTACAGGATCAACTGGTTGATGTTCCTGAATTTGGGACGATCCGGTTTGATGTGGCTTACGGCGGAACATTTTATGCTTTTGTCGATGCCGATGAAATTGGGCTTGAGCTGTTACCACGTAATATTACCCGGATAATCGACCTGGGCAGAAAGATTAAAAAAGCGGTGGCCTGTAATTTTGATATTGTACACCCGTTTGAAGCCGATCTCAGTTTTCTGTACGGAACGATCTTTACAGGGAAGCCAAAAGATGAAAACCATCATAGCAGGAATGTCTGCGTTTTTGCCAATGGCGAAGCCGATCGTTCGGCAACCGGTTCGGGTGTAAGCGCCAGAGCGGCCCTGCATGCCCTGAAAGATGGACTGCAGCCGGGTGAAAAGCTGGTCATCGAAAGTCTGATTGATACTACCATGAATGTCGAAATAGCGAATGTTACGTCGTTTGGACCTTATTCGGCAGTTGTTCCGAAAGTAGCAGGAGAGGCATTTTTTACCGGCCAGCATCGTTTTTTAATCGACCCGGATGATCCGTTGAGAGAAGGATTTTTAATTCGATAA
- a CDS encoding S28 family serine protease → MIRLHSLLLLSLLLVFQSVQAQAQTLEQRIKALPDVISVKKMENNEFFKQAFVVMVREPLDYQHPDSGSFAQQVIVSHLGYDKPVVFITEGYSGEYAATPKYLNELSLLLDANQIFVEHRFFGKSVPDSIDTKWKYLTVENSTADYHHLVQMFRKIYHGKWVSTGISKGGETCLYHRARYPKDVDISVPYVAPLNFSPEERRHAAFIEHITGTKEGRNKVTAFQHEVLGRRDQLFPMFQTLCDEKKYTFRIPLEAVYDYCVLEYSFSFWQWGHDIDEIPDPDAPSQEIFDHFVQISSPEYFSIEGSKGFLPFFVQAARQLGYYAYDMTPFADQMTIKSTKGYLTRIWLPKEAQFPYSPAMSEKVDKYLRSNAKHILLIYGGWDPWTASAVEPGNNKSVVKIIKPEGSHRTRINDLPDDLRQKAINTLKHWLSE, encoded by the coding sequence ATGATTCGTTTACATTCACTTTTACTCCTTAGTTTACTGCTGGTTTTTCAGTCGGTACAGGCTCAGGCACAAACGCTTGAACAACGCATAAAGGCGCTTCCCGATGTTATTTCGGTAAAGAAGATGGAAAACAACGAGTTCTTCAAACAGGCTTTTGTGGTGATGGTCAGGGAACCGCTCGATTATCAGCATCCCGACAGCGGCAGTTTTGCGCAGCAGGTGATAGTTTCCCATCTCGGCTATGATAAGCCGGTGGTTTTTATTACCGAGGGATACAGTGGCGAATATGCTGCCACACCGAAGTATTTGAACGAATTGAGCCTGTTGCTCGATGCCAACCAGATTTTTGTGGAACATCGGTTTTTCGGTAAGTCGGTTCCCGATTCGATTGATACCAAATGGAAATACCTGACGGTGGAAAATTCTACCGCAGATTATCACCATCTGGTTCAGATGTTCAGGAAAATCTATCATGGTAAATGGGTTAGCACAGGAATCAGCAAGGGAGGTGAAACCTGCCTGTATCACCGGGCACGCTATCCAAAAGACGTTGATATTTCGGTTCCCTATGTGGCACCATTGAACTTCTCGCCGGAAGAGCGACGCCATGCAGCCTTTATTGAACACATTACGGGCACCAAAGAAGGGCGTAATAAGGTGACTGCTTTCCAGCATGAAGTATTGGGGCGCAGAGACCAGCTATTCCCCATGTTTCAGACATTGTGTGACGAGAAAAAATATACGTTCCGGATTCCGCTGGAAGCGGTATATGACTACTGTGTATTGGAATATTCTTTCTCATTCTGGCAATGGGGGCATGATATCGATGAAATACCGGATCCGGATGCACCTTCTCAGGAAATTTTTGACCACTTTGTACAGATTAGTTCACCGGAATATTTTAGTATCGAGGGAAGCAAAGGATTCCTGCCTTTCTTTGTGCAGGCTGCACGTCAGTTGGGTTATTATGCTTACGATATGACGCCATTTGCTGATCAGATGACCATCAAAAGTACCAAAGGATATCTCACTCGTATCTGGTTACCGAAAGAGGCTCAATTCCCGTATTCACCAGCAATGAGTGAAAAGGTGGATAAGTATCTTCGCTCCAATGCGAAACACATTTTGCTGATTTATGGTGGCTGGGACCCATGGACCGCATCAGCAGTTGAGCCGGGTAACAACAAGAGCGTAGTAAAGATCATAAAACCCGAAGGCAGTCACAGGACCCGTATTAACGACTTGCCGGATGATTTGCGGCAAAAAGCCATCAATACGCTGAAACACTGGCTGAGTGAATAA
- a CDS encoding glycoside hydrolase family 27 protein — protein sequence MKKLTTLFLLVLFSTQLFAQRAETLAPTPPMGWNSWNKFGCNVSEKLIEEMADAMLNSGMADAGYQYIVIDDCWQVSRDSAGNIIPDPERFPSGMKALADYIHSKGLKFGIYSCAGSMTCQKRPGSRGYQFQDARQYAAWGVDYLKYDWCYNEGQNAKAAYQTMSDALKASGRPIVFSMCEWGSNKPWEWGKGIGNLWRTTGDIFDSFKGAINWGGKGVLDIIDLNADLWPYAGPGHWNDPDMLEVGNGGMTGTEYKTHFSMWCMMAAPLMAGNDLRTMDDETQKILTNEEVIQVDQDALGEQGFRFMDYGDQEIWVKFLENDELAVCFFNRADEPWKVNYDWGKMGISHQDHHVTFHNTKYDLRDLWQHKDIGNTGKNLTAGIPAHGVLMLRLTPEKK from the coding sequence ATGAAAAAACTAACAACACTCTTTTTACTCGTACTATTCAGCACTCAACTGTTTGCACAAAGAGCGGAAACACTGGCTCCTACACCTCCGATGGGCTGGAATAGCTGGAACAAGTTTGGCTGCAACGTCAGCGAGAAACTGATCGAAGAAATGGCTGATGCCATGCTCAACAGTGGCATGGCCGATGCCGGTTATCAATACATTGTGATTGACGACTGCTGGCAGGTAAGCCGCGACAGTGCCGGTAATATCATTCCCGATCCCGAACGTTTCCCTTCCGGGATGAAAGCGCTGGCCGATTACATTCACTCCAAAGGATTAAAATTTGGAATTTATTCCTGTGCCGGTTCGATGACCTGTCAAAAACGTCCCGGAAGCCGTGGCTACCAGTTTCAGGATGCCCGTCAGTATGCAGCCTGGGGTGTCGATTACCTAAAGTATGACTGGTGTTACAATGAAGGTCAGAATGCAAAAGCTGCGTACCAAACCATGAGCGACGCATTAAAAGCCAGCGGACGTCCCATCGTATTCAGCATGTGCGAATGGGGTTCCAACAAACCCTGGGAATGGGGCAAAGGCATTGGGAACCTGTGGCGTACCACCGGCGACATTTTCGACTCCTTCAAGGGTGCCATCAACTGGGGCGGTAAAGGCGTACTCGACATCATCGACTTGAATGCAGACCTGTGGCCTTATGCCGGACCGGGCCACTGGAACGACCCCGACATGCTGGAAGTAGGCAACGGTGGCATGACCGGCACCGAATACAAAACACACTTCAGCATGTGGTGTATGATGGCTGCCCCGCTGATGGCCGGTAACGACCTCCGCACCATGGACGACGAAACACAAAAAATACTGACCAACGAAGAAGTGATTCAGGTTGACCAGGATGCGCTGGGCGAGCAGGGGTTCCGGTTTATGGATTATGGCGACCAGGAAATTTGGGTAAAATTTCTCGAAAACGATGAGCTGGCCGTTTGCTTCTTCAACCGGGCCGATGAACCATGGAAAGTCAATTACGATTGGGGTAAGATGGGGATCAGTCACCAAGACCACCACGTTACATTTCACAACACGAAATATGACCTGCGCGACCTGTGGCAACACAAAGATATTGGCAACACCGGCAAAAACCTCACCGCCGGCATACCCGCCCACGGCGTGCTGATGCTAAGGTTAACACCGGAAAAGAAATAA
- a CDS encoding alanine:cation symporter family protein codes for MPDVFHHGIYTAFILIGATLTLTVIIILIDGAFAMMAIPTMVSAILLSPKVVKVAKSYFARLKEERA; via the coding sequence ATGCCCGATGTATTTCATCACGGAATTTATACAGCTTTCATCCTTATTGGTGCCACTTTGACGCTGACGGTTATCATTATCCTGATTGACGGAGCTTTTGCCATGATGGCTATCCCCACCATGGTTTCCGCGATCCTGCTTTCGCCGAAAGTGGTGAAAGTAGCCAAAAGCTACTTTGCCCGGTTAAAGGAAGAAAGAGCCTGA
- a CDS encoding glycoside hydrolase family 2 protein gives MKKLTLLLCLICAAQAQAQTVINNIPGRNTLTLNGEWHYIIDPYEVGYYDYRYKPYDANPHPTGGFFLDQHQTGKTQLIEYNFDKSPTLMVPGDWNSQDGKLLYYEGTIWYRRLFSYTKSNPNNRVFIHFGAINYESDVYLNGKKLGKHIGGFTPFNYEITDLLKENWKNSLVVKVDDKRHKEGVPTLNTDWWNYGGITRDVGVVEVPQTFIADYNVQLKKGSQKEVAGYVQLNGPNAASQTISINIPELKVKKTFSTDANGKADIDFPLKKLELWSPGNPKLYTVNISDTSDNISEPIGFRTIETRGTDILLNGKSMFLRGISIHEEMPMRGGRAYSESDAQTLLNWAKELGCNYVRLAHYPHAENMIRLADKMGILVWEENPVYWTIDWNNPDTYKNAEHQLTDLITRDKNRASVIIWSMANETPVSDVRTHFLHKLAMHARDMDSTRLISAALEVHRDSNPNDRIVEDPFAQYVDIVNFNEYAGWYDGLPEKCDSINWIIKYNKPVMISEFGGGALQGLHGDSLTRWTEEYQESIYKHTLPMLMKIPQFRGVTPWILCDFRSPRRVLPVIQDGWNRKGLIGQNGTKKKAFFVLRDFYKKMEEKYK, from the coding sequence ATGAAAAAGTTAACACTACTGCTATGCCTGATTTGCGCCGCACAGGCACAGGCTCAAACGGTCATTAACAATATTCCCGGCCGTAACACACTTACCCTTAACGGGGAATGGCATTACATTATTGACCCTTACGAAGTCGGTTATTATGATTACCGCTACAAACCCTACGATGCCAATCCGCATCCAACAGGAGGTTTCTTCCTCGACCAGCATCAGACGGGCAAAACACAGCTCATTGAGTACAATTTTGACAAAAGTCCGACGTTGATGGTCCCCGGCGACTGGAACTCGCAGGATGGGAAGTTGCTCTACTACGAAGGCACCATCTGGTATCGTCGTCTGTTCAGCTACACCAAAAGCAATCCGAATAACCGTGTATTTATCCATTTTGGAGCCATCAATTATGAAAGCGATGTTTACCTGAACGGGAAGAAGCTGGGCAAACACATTGGCGGCTTCACTCCGTTCAATTACGAAATCACCGACTTACTAAAAGAAAACTGGAAGAATTCGCTGGTGGTTAAGGTCGACGACAAACGCCACAAAGAAGGTGTCCCCACACTAAACACGGATTGGTGGAACTACGGTGGCATCACCCGCGATGTGGGCGTGGTGGAAGTACCACAAACCTTCATTGCCGATTACAATGTTCAGCTCAAGAAAGGTTCTCAAAAAGAAGTTGCAGGCTACGTGCAATTAAACGGCCCGAATGCAGCCAGTCAAACCATCAGTATTAACATTCCCGAACTGAAAGTGAAGAAGACTTTCAGCACTGATGCAAATGGGAAAGCGGATATCGATTTTCCGTTGAAAAAACTGGAATTATGGTCTCCGGGAAATCCAAAACTTTACACAGTCAACATTTCTGATACCAGCGATAATATTTCCGAGCCTATCGGTTTCCGAACCATCGAAACCAGGGGAACTGATATCTTACTCAATGGAAAATCAATGTTCCTGCGAGGTATTTCCATCCACGAAGAAATGCCGATGAGAGGCGGAAGAGCTTATTCCGAATCGGATGCACAAACGTTGCTGAACTGGGCGAAAGAACTCGGATGTAACTATGTCCGTCTGGCGCATTATCCACATGCCGAAAATATGATCCGGCTGGCCGACAAAATGGGTATCCTGGTTTGGGAAGAAAATCCGGTTTACTGGACCATCGACTGGAACAATCCCGATACGTATAAAAATGCCGAACATCAGCTAACCGATCTGATTACACGCGACAAAAACCGGGCTTCCGTTATCATCTGGTCGATGGCCAACGAAACGCCGGTCAGCGATGTCCGGACCCACTTTCTGCATAAACTGGCGATGCACGCCCGCGACATGGACAGCACAAGATTAATTTCCGCCGCTTTGGAAGTTCACAGGGACAGTAATCCCAATGACCGGATTGTGGAAGATCCCTTCGCACAGTATGTCGACATAGTAAACTTCAACGAGTATGCAGGCTGGTATGACGGTTTGCCGGAAAAATGCGACAGCATCAACTGGATCATCAAATACAACAAGCCGGTAATGATTAGTGAATTTGGCGGCGGTGCGCTGCAGGGCTTGCATGGCGATTCGCTCACCCGCTGGACGGAAGAATACCAGGAGAGCATATACAAACACACGCTTCCCATGCTGATGAAAATACCTCAATTCCGGGGTGTTACACCTTGGATTTTGTGTGATTTCCGTTCGCCAAGGCGTGTCCTTCCTGTTATTCAGGATGGATGGAACCGGAAAGGGCTCATCGGCCAAAATGGCACGAAGAAGAAAGCCTTCTTCGTCCTTCGCGATTTCTACAAAAAGATGGAAGAGAAATATAAATAA
- a CDS encoding DUF819 domain-containing protein, translated as MSLIAPGDHLVLFSIITGAAALGMWSEHKKWFGKVSGILVTVLLMSLLSMTGVVPPASSTKIHVPVYDLVFTYFVPISIPMMLMGSNIMRTIREGGKLLIAYIIGAIGVVLGSFLAFSMIPLGPDSGRMAGVIASTLIGGSMNFVATGEALQITTHPLFSATIAVDNFAASLFILLLFMLPGIKFLARFFAKPKAENKVEAVVQEHEKSQPITMERIGLTLVIAVAIAASGAWLGDWLQSVFHTQMDLSILIITLVSVLVANLFPKRLKPLEDTAFSVGLWMMYIFLAAIGAATNMADILHIGPAILGFYLVILFFHLIFLIALAKIFKLDIYEVMISSAANVMGPSVAAPMAASLGQKKLITPSILVGILGYVIGTFIGVSIALALS; from the coding sequence ATGTCATTAATAGCCCCCGGAGATCATCTGGTTTTGTTTTCTATTATTACCGGGGCCGCAGCCTTAGGGATGTGGTCGGAGCATAAAAAGTGGTTTGGGAAGGTATCCGGAATTCTGGTTACCGTTTTGCTGATGTCTCTTTTATCGATGACCGGCGTGGTGCCCCCGGCATCGAGTACCAAAATACACGTACCTGTTTACGATTTGGTTTTTACCTATTTCGTGCCGATATCCATCCCTATGATGCTGATGGGATCGAACATCATGCGCACTATCCGTGAAGGTGGAAAGCTGTTGATTGCGTACATTATTGGGGCCATTGGTGTGGTGTTGGGTAGCTTTTTGGCCTTTTCAATGATTCCCCTCGGCCCGGACTCAGGACGTATGGCCGGAGTAATTGCCTCGACACTGATTGGTGGAAGCATGAACTTCGTTGCTACCGGAGAAGCTTTGCAAATCACTACTCATCCGCTGTTTTCGGCTACCATTGCAGTCGACAATTTTGCAGCCAGCCTTTTTATACTGTTGCTTTTTATGCTTCCGGGAATTAAGTTCCTGGCACGCTTTTTTGCCAAGCCAAAAGCCGAAAACAAGGTAGAAGCCGTAGTACAGGAACACGAAAAATCGCAGCCCATTACCATGGAACGCATCGGTCTTACCCTGGTAATTGCGGTAGCCATTGCGGCATCGGGGGCCTGGCTGGGCGACTGGTTGCAGTCGGTTTTTCACACGCAAATGGATTTGAGCATTCTCATCATTACGCTCGTTTCGGTGCTGGTGGCCAATCTCTTCCCTAAGCGTCTCAAACCGCTTGAGGACACTGCTTTTTCGGTTGGACTATGGATGATGTACATCTTTTTGGCAGCCATTGGAGCGGCCACCAACATGGCTGATATTTTGCACATCGGTCCGGCGATACTTGGCTTCTACCTTGTCATTCTTTTCTTCCACCTCATTTTTTTAATCGCGCTGGCTAAGATTTTCAAACTGGATATCTACGAAGTAATGATATCATCGGCCGCTAACGTCATGGGACCGTCGGTGGCAGCGCCTATGGCCGCTTCGCTTGGACAGAAAAAATTGATTACCCCGAGTATCCTGGTGGGAATTCTCGGTTACGTTATCGGTACCTTCATTGGGGTTTCCATTGCATTAGCCCTGAGTTAA
- a CDS encoding peroxiredoxin: MMSLVGKKAPVFSAKAVVNGNDIVENFSIEQFIGKKDVVFFFYPLDFTFVCPTELHAFQAKIDEFKKRDVEVVACSVDSEFSHWAWLNTEKNNGGIKGVKYPIVSDLSKTISEAYGVLAGEYDLDDEGNSVFKGEPVAYRGLFLIDKEGVVRHETINDKPLGRNVNETLRMVDALHHFEQYGEVCPANWTEGQDAMKESADSVASYLSNH, from the coding sequence ATTATGAGTTTAGTAGGAAAAAAAGCACCAGTATTTAGTGCAAAGGCTGTTGTAAACGGCAATGACATTGTGGAAAATTTCTCCATCGAGCAGTTCATTGGTAAAAAAGACGTAGTATTTTTCTTCTACCCGCTCGATTTTACCTTCGTTTGCCCGACTGAGCTTCACGCTTTCCAGGCTAAAATCGATGAGTTCAAAAAACGCGACGTTGAAGTAGTTGCCTGCTCTGTCGACTCGGAATTCTCTCACTGGGCCTGGTTGAACACCGAAAAGAACAATGGTGGGATTAAAGGTGTAAAGTATCCTATCGTTTCCGACTTGTCAAAAACCATTTCTGAAGCATATGGTGTACTGGCCGGGGAATACGACTTGGACGATGAAGGAAATTCCGTATTCAAAGGTGAGCCGGTAGCTTATCGTGGCCTGTTCCTGATTGACAAAGAAGGAGTTGTTCGTCACGAAACAATTAACGATAAGCCACTTGGCCGTAACGTAAACGAAACGCTGCGTATGGTCGATGCATTGCACCATTTCGAGCAGTACGGCGAAGTATGTCCGGCTAACTGGACCGAAGGTCAGGATGCGATGAAAGAATCAGCCGACAGCGTTGCTTCTTACTTGTCAAATCACTAA
- a CDS encoding Fur family transcriptional regulator encodes MIDDTKIKSFLWQNGISPLPKRVKIMQYLIEKHNHPTVDTIYSELLREIPGLSKTTVYNTLKLFTGKRVAVALNIEDNEIRYDADTAIHGHFKCRVCDGLFDFPLTHNQLPDIPMQGFLVDEYHYYLKGVCSSCREKGLE; translated from the coding sequence ATGATTGATGACACAAAAATAAAATCTTTCCTGTGGCAAAACGGAATCAGTCCGTTACCAAAGCGCGTGAAGATTATGCAATATCTCATCGAGAAGCATAACCATCCGACCGTGGATACGATCTATTCCGAACTGTTGCGCGAAATCCCGGGATTGTCAAAAACCACTGTTTACAACACCTTGAAATTGTTTACGGGCAAACGTGTCGCGGTGGCGTTGAATATCGAGGATAATGAGATCCGGTATGATGCCGATACGGCCATCCACGGGCATTTTAAATGTCGTGTTTGCGATGGTTTATTTGATTTTCCCTTAACTCATAACCAGTTGCCTGATATTCCCATGCAGGGATTTTTAGTTGATGAATACCATTACTATTTGAAAGGAGTTTGTTCATCGTGCCGTGAAAAAGGTTTGGAATAA
- the ppk2 gene encoding polyphosphate kinase 2, translated as MNKNKTRKHHKSPDHIEPEKKDNRRLGKKLYKQELRKMQIELVKMQEWVKQEQLKVVVIFEGRDAAGKGGVIKRIMEPLNPRICRVVALGTPTERQRMQWYFQRYVTELPAGGEMVLFDRSWYNRAGVERVMGFCSDEEYDEFMRSCPEFERMLIRSGIILIKYWFSVSDEEQELRFQARLDDPTKRWKLSPMDLASREKWVEYSRAKDEMFGYTDIKQSPWYVVPADNKRRARLNCIHHLLSKIPYKDLTPEPIELPPRIEKDNYIRPPITDQTFVPEIY; from the coding sequence ATGAATAAAAACAAAACCAGGAAACATCACAAATCACCGGATCACATTGAACCCGAAAAGAAAGATAATCGCCGTTTAGGAAAGAAGCTTTACAAACAGGAGTTGCGTAAAATGCAAATCGAGCTGGTGAAGATGCAGGAGTGGGTAAAACAAGAACAGTTAAAAGTTGTAGTCATTTTCGAGGGCAGAGACGCTGCCGGGAAAGGCGGTGTTATCAAACGCATTATGGAACCACTCAATCCCCGTATCTGTCGGGTAGTTGCTTTGGGCACTCCAACTGAGCGCCAACGGATGCAATGGTATTTCCAGCGTTATGTCACCGAACTGCCTGCCGGTGGCGAAATGGTTCTTTTCGACCGTAGCTGGTACAACCGGGCCGGAGTAGAGCGCGTGATGGGTTTCTGTAGTGATGAGGAATACGACGAGTTCATGCGCAGCTGTCCCGAATTCGAGCGCATGCTGATCCGTTCTGGCATCATTCTCATCAAATACTGGTTCTCCGTTTCCGACGAAGAGCAGGAACTACGTTTCCAGGCCCGGCTCGACGATCCAACCAAACGCTGGAAGCTTAGCCCTATGGATTTGGCATCACGTGAAAAATGGGTAGAATACTCCCGCGCCAAAGACGAAATGTTTGGGTACACCGACATTAAACAGTCACCGTGGTACGTGGTTCCGGCTGACAACAAACGAAGGGCACGGCTCAACTGTATTCATCATCTGCTGAGCAAAATCCCGTACAAGGATTTAACACCCGAGCCCATTGAATTGCCTCCGCGCATTGAAAAGGACAACTACATACGCCCTCCGATTACCGACCAAACTTTTGTACCCGAAATCTATTAA